In Allorhodopirellula heiligendammensis, the following are encoded in one genomic region:
- a CDS encoding YceI family protein, whose product MILRFALLTTLAFSVAGFSSAAEKMSLDSEKSKINFVGSKPDGKHPGGFKEFTADAVVDLEDPSNGSLEIVITAASLFSDSDKLTNHLKSPDFFDVRKHPKITFKATKITHADGEEKASITGIMTMLGKEVEVTIPVAAKVTETEITLTANFKIDRTKWGMVYGKGKIDDEVPVTAVLVLNR is encoded by the coding sequence ATGATTCTGCGTTTTGCCCTGCTGACGACTTTGGCTTTCTCGGTTGCCGGATTCTCATCCGCTGCCGAAAAAATGAGTCTGGATTCCGAGAAATCGAAAATCAATTTTGTCGGCTCCAAACCAGACGGAAAACACCCGGGCGGTTTCAAAGAGTTCACCGCAGATGCTGTCGTCGATCTGGAAGACCCCAGCAACGGTTCTCTCGAAATTGTCATCACGGCAGCGAGCCTCTTTTCGGACAGCGACAAGCTGACCAATCATTTGAAGAGCCCCGACTTCTTCGATGTGCGAAAGCACCCCAAAATCACTTTCAAAGCGACCAAAATCACCCACGCGGACGGCGAGGAGAAAGCCAGCATTACCGGGATCATGACCATGCTGGGCAAAGAAGTTGAGGTCACGATTCCCGTCGCCGCCAAGGTTACCGAAACGGAAATCACGCTCACTGCCAATTTCAAAATCGACCGCACCAAGTGGGGCATGGTTTATGGAAAAGGGAAGATTGACGACGAGGTCCCCGTTACCGCTGTGCTCGTGCTAAATCGCTAA
- a CDS encoding M14 family metallopeptidase, with protein MRSSRRYSCIVRAITTSVAIFMAAIIAETASGEPRLQRGDTAFESHNGDVSITSDFPGGRMKDCLQISDDTFTVTIAPESTPINDSAWYAFQVQSQNPKTIRILLHYVNGSHRYEPKISRDGENWQSAADLIAETSDNGQDVELEVPVDSKPLWIAGQELLGTDEVSLWSEQLTRLPYVERQEIGQSVQGRPVEQLTITECDEPNYVYIIARQHPPEVTGAIGMLNFVDTIAGSSDLAQRFRKRFAALVVPTVNPDGVHQGHWRTNANGVDLNRDWAHFTQPETRAVRDRLLQCRRSGDRRLCLFVDFHSTYNDIFYIPAPNPNIFPAGFTQQWFSSIQNRFPSYEVSVDDNHNAHRSTSKAWVNNTLGVTAVTYEFGDETDREMIQTVADGAAEEMMRLLLELPSDHSPAVLANESEDDATKPIDIELVDVKFDGGSNGKPSIQLVSGVVDGKPVALQ; from the coding sequence ATGAGATCCAGTCGCCGATATTCCTGCATCGTCCGCGCAATCACTACATCAGTAGCGATTTTCATGGCGGCGATCATTGCCGAGACCGCTAGCGGCGAACCCCGACTGCAACGGGGGGACACCGCATTTGAAAGTCACAATGGTGATGTTTCGATCACCAGCGATTTTCCGGGTGGGCGAATGAAAGATTGCTTGCAGATCAGTGATGACACCTTCACTGTCACGATCGCGCCTGAATCGACTCCGATCAATGATAGCGCCTGGTACGCTTTTCAGGTTCAGTCTCAGAATCCGAAAACCATTCGCATTCTCCTGCACTACGTCAATGGCTCGCACCGCTACGAGCCCAAGATCAGCCGTGACGGCGAGAACTGGCAATCGGCAGCGGATTTGATCGCAGAGACCAGCGACAACGGCCAGGATGTGGAACTGGAGGTTCCCGTCGATTCAAAACCGCTTTGGATTGCCGGACAAGAATTACTCGGCACAGACGAGGTCTCGCTGTGGTCCGAACAGCTCACACGTTTGCCCTACGTTGAGCGACAAGAGATCGGTCAGTCCGTTCAAGGCCGGCCTGTCGAGCAACTGACGATTACTGAATGCGACGAACCGAACTACGTTTACATCATTGCGCGTCAGCATCCACCGGAAGTGACAGGCGCGATTGGAATGCTGAACTTTGTCGACACCATCGCCGGATCTTCCGACCTGGCCCAGCGGTTTCGCAAGCGATTCGCCGCTCTGGTCGTGCCCACGGTCAATCCCGACGGGGTGCATCAGGGCCATTGGCGCACCAATGCCAACGGTGTGGACCTGAACCGCGATTGGGCTCACTTCACCCAGCCTGAAACTCGAGCGGTCCGCGATCGATTGTTGCAGTGTCGGCGCTCGGGTGACCGTCGTCTGTGTCTGTTCGTCGATTTTCACAGTACCTACAACGATATCTTTTACATTCCCGCACCGAACCCGAATATCTTTCCAGCCGGATTCACGCAACAATGGTTCTCATCCATTCAAAACCGATTCCCTAGCTACGAAGTCAGCGTGGATGACAACCACAATGCCCACCGCAGCACCAGCAAAGCTTGGGTCAACAACACGCTCGGTGTCACTGCGGTCACCTATGAATTCGGTGACGAAACCGATCGTGAGATGATCCAAACTGTGGCAGACGGTGCGGCTGAAGAAATGATGCGTTTGCTGCTCGAACTACCGAGTGATCACAGCCCTGCAGTCCTCGCGAACGAATCCGAGGACGACGCAACAAAGCCTATCGACATAGAACTCGTTGACGTGAAATTTGACGGTGGCAGCAATGGCAAACCGTCGATCCAGCTAGTCTCCGGTGTTGTTGATGGTAAACCCGTCGCATTGCAGTAA
- a CDS encoding Gfo/Idh/MocA family protein: MDRRTFLTGSTLATTAATLAGGAYAAETSTPRRVGLIGCGWYGKCDLLQLINIEPVEVVSLCDVDSDMLDECADLMQSRQKSGKRPRTYARFDEMLAEQDLDIVMVATPDHWHALAMIAAVKSGADVWVQKPTGVDVLESKAMLDAARANNRVVQVGTQRRSTPHLIEAKERVVDEGLLGNIAFAEVCCYYHMRANSNPPTSEPPANLDFDAWTGPAPLRDYNKLIHPRSWRAFMEYGNGIVGDMCVHMLDLVRWQLDLGWPQRISSVGGIEVQTKSIANITDTQTATFDFDDLDVVWTHRSWGSPPDPKYPWAAVIYGDKGTLKLSVNGYDFEPHGGGKKLSGTPLIELDEYPSDQSDVKDWKMELHVASAIRGHLRDFLNAIDNRSKPIADIEQGHISSASCILANNAMQLGRTLAFDPQTHTIPGDEEATERLKRPYRAPYQHPGNAS; the protein is encoded by the coding sequence ATGGACAGACGCACGTTCTTAACCGGATCCACGCTCGCTACCACCGCTGCAACGCTCGCCGGCGGCGCCTATGCAGCGGAAACCTCCACACCTCGCCGAGTTGGATTGATCGGCTGTGGATGGTACGGAAAATGTGATCTGCTGCAACTGATCAACATCGAGCCCGTCGAAGTCGTTTCCCTGTGCGACGTCGATTCCGATATGCTTGACGAGTGCGCCGATCTCATGCAGTCACGGCAGAAGTCTGGCAAGCGACCGCGAACCTATGCTCGCTTTGACGAGATGCTGGCCGAGCAAGATCTCGATATTGTCATGGTTGCCACGCCGGATCATTGGCATGCGCTCGCCATGATCGCGGCGGTGAAATCGGGTGCGGACGTGTGGGTGCAAAAGCCGACGGGAGTGGATGTACTCGAAAGCAAAGCGATGCTCGATGCGGCACGGGCGAACAACCGGGTCGTCCAAGTCGGAACGCAGCGGCGGAGCACACCGCACTTGATCGAAGCCAAAGAACGGGTGGTCGACGAGGGTCTGCTCGGTAACATCGCTTTTGCCGAAGTCTGCTGCTACTACCATATGCGCGCCAATTCCAATCCGCCGACCAGCGAACCGCCTGCCAACCTTGATTTTGATGCGTGGACCGGCCCGGCACCGCTACGCGACTACAACAAGCTGATCCATCCACGCTCCTGGCGAGCGTTTATGGAATACGGCAACGGGATTGTCGGTGACATGTGCGTTCACATGCTCGACCTGGTCCGCTGGCAACTCGATCTGGGTTGGCCACAGCGAATCAGCAGCGTGGGCGGGATCGAGGTCCAAACAAAATCGATCGCGAACATCACCGACACCCAAACGGCCACGTTTGATTTCGATGACCTCGACGTGGTCTGGACACACCGCAGCTGGGGCAGTCCCCCGGATCCCAAGTATCCCTGGGCCGCTGTCATCTATGGCGACAAAGGAACGCTCAAACTCAGCGTTAACGGATACGATTTCGAACCGCACGGTGGTGGGAAGAAACTCAGCGGCACGCCCCTGATCGAGCTCGACGAGTATCCGAGTGATCAATCCGATGTCAAGGATTGGAAAATGGAGTTGCACGTGGCATCCGCCATCCGTGGCCACCTGCGCGACTTTCTCAATGCGATCGACAACCGCAGTAAACCCATCGCGGATATCGAGCAAGGGCACATCAGCAGCGCCTCGTGCATTCTGGCCAACAACGCCATGCAGCTCGGCCGGACCCTAGCTTTTGATCCCCAAACGCATACCATCCCCGGTGACGAGGAAGCAACGGAGAGATTGAAACGTCCCTACCGAGCCCCCTATCAACATCCTGGAAATGCTTCTTAG
- a CDS encoding dihydrodipicolinate synthase family protein, with the protein MSTTTMKPSMEGVFPVLSTPFDAHDEIDRDSLQRQIDWAFQLGSNGVCSAMVSEILRLTSAERVDLNQLIVEMAAGRGAVVASVGAESVKQAVYFANAAVEAGCDALMAIPPVTTRLPLAALQDYFRILADAVPVPLIVQDASSYVGAAIPTEFYVRLLDQYGPQKILFKPEGAPIGPNLSDLRDASGGRANMFDGSGGILLIDAYRRGVVGTMPGADLLDGIVALWNALKAGDDETAYRIYFPICAIVALQLQAGLDGFLAIEKYILVKRGLFTTDRRREPNAWALDVETRHEVDRLLEMLTQAVSCPQ; encoded by the coding sequence ATGTCGACTACGACGATGAAACCCAGCATGGAAGGTGTATTTCCTGTGCTGAGCACTCCGTTTGATGCCCATGATGAGATTGATCGCGACAGCCTTCAACGCCAAATCGACTGGGCGTTCCAGCTTGGTAGCAACGGTGTTTGCTCTGCCATGGTTTCAGAAATTCTACGACTCACATCGGCCGAGCGAGTTGATCTCAATCAACTCATCGTGGAAATGGCGGCCGGTCGTGGTGCGGTTGTCGCGAGCGTCGGTGCGGAGAGTGTCAAACAGGCCGTTTACTTTGCGAACGCGGCCGTGGAAGCTGGCTGCGACGCCCTGATGGCAATTCCTCCCGTCACCACACGGTTGCCCTTAGCAGCACTTCAAGACTACTTCAGGATACTGGCCGATGCCGTACCCGTTCCGCTCATTGTTCAAGATGCCTCGTCGTACGTCGGCGCTGCGATCCCAACGGAATTCTACGTTCGTCTGCTCGATCAATACGGACCACAGAAGATCCTTTTTAAACCGGAAGGAGCGCCCATCGGACCCAACCTATCCGACCTTCGTGACGCGAGCGGCGGTCGTGCCAATATGTTCGACGGATCGGGCGGCATCCTACTGATCGATGCATATCGCCGCGGCGTCGTCGGCACCATGCCCGGCGCCGATCTGCTCGACGGGATTGTCGCTTTATGGAATGCGTTGAAAGCCGGCGATGACGAGACTGCCTACCGAATCTACTTCCCCATCTGTGCGATCGTGGCCTTGCAACTTCAAGCGGGGCTCGATGGGTTCTTGGCCATCGAAAAGTACATTCTGGTGAAACGAGGTCTGTTCACAACCGATCGCCGCCGCGAACCGAATGCTTGGGCTCTCGACGTGGAAACTCGCCATGAAGTGGATCGACTTCTGGAGATGTTGACCCAAGCAGTTTCCTGCCCCCAGTAG
- a CDS encoding alkaline ceramidase yields MNQYSPAQPPFAPPPSAQRHSSFRGRIGIAREDITPPVGIYSRNWGAATHETAESIHRSLSLTALTIATSAGGDPLVLIDADLGWWREMNSFRRFQKRLLDEVKLASSHLIFALSHTHASPPLMEPDPSLPGSELLGPWYELIYQAAVSAIKHALTTADESVLDWHRGHCGLAVARDFPDPHPTSNRMICGYNPAVAADDTLVVGRITDPAGTVRATLVNYACHPTTLAWANTAISPDYIGAMRETVEEATGAIAFFLQGMSGELAPKHQYVGDVEVADRHGKQLGHAALATLNDMDPVGNHLCFEGVMESGAPLALWKYQPHEISPALQAIEVTVDLKLKEWPSAEALEQQRIACDDRALEERLRRKRDIRRWLGDGSSFPLPVYAWRVGDAVIVGCAGEAYSQVQQELRHRFADLTVICMNIVNGTVGYLPPADLYDVDTYPVWQTPFDRGCLERTGEAMCDAIEKLLN; encoded by the coding sequence ATGAATCAATATTCACCCGCCCAGCCTCCATTTGCCCCACCTCCATCTGCCCAGCGACATAGTTCGTTTCGAGGTCGCATCGGAATTGCCCGTGAGGACATCACGCCACCGGTCGGTATCTACTCACGAAACTGGGGTGCCGCGACACATGAGACTGCCGAATCGATTCACCGTTCCTTGTCGCTCACCGCGCTAACGATTGCGACTTCAGCGGGTGGTGATCCTCTCGTTCTGATCGATGCAGACCTGGGCTGGTGGCGCGAGATGAACTCGTTTCGCCGGTTTCAGAAACGGCTACTCGACGAGGTCAAGCTTGCATCGTCCCACCTGATTTTTGCCTTGAGTCATACGCACGCGTCGCCGCCTTTGATGGAGCCCGATCCTTCCCTACCGGGCAGTGAACTGCTCGGACCGTGGTATGAGCTCATCTATCAAGCCGCCGTCAGTGCCATCAAGCACGCGTTAACGACCGCTGACGAGTCCGTCCTGGATTGGCACAGGGGGCATTGTGGACTCGCGGTCGCACGCGACTTCCCTGATCCTCATCCAACCTCAAACCGCATGATCTGCGGTTACAATCCAGCTGTCGCTGCTGACGATACATTGGTAGTGGGACGCATCACCGATCCAGCGGGAACGGTGCGAGCAACGTTGGTCAACTACGCCTGTCACCCCACCACACTAGCTTGGGCAAACACGGCGATCTCCCCGGACTATATCGGGGCCATGCGGGAGACGGTCGAGGAGGCAACCGGCGCGATCGCGTTCTTTCTTCAAGGGATGTCGGGAGAGCTCGCGCCCAAGCACCAATACGTTGGCGATGTCGAAGTGGCCGACCGTCATGGAAAACAACTGGGGCATGCTGCTTTGGCAACTCTTAACGACATGGATCCGGTCGGAAATCATCTGTGCTTCGAGGGCGTGATGGAATCTGGAGCACCGCTGGCACTTTGGAAATATCAACCCCACGAGATCTCGCCAGCATTGCAGGCCATCGAAGTGACCGTGGATCTGAAACTCAAAGAGTGGCCATCAGCGGAGGCCCTCGAACAGCAGCGCATCGCTTGCGATGACCGGGCATTGGAAGAGCGTCTGCGACGGAAACGAGATATCCGGCGGTGGCTCGGCGATGGTTCATCGTTTCCACTTCCCGTGTATGCGTGGAGAGTCGGCGACGCTGTCATTGTCGGTTGTGCAGGTGAAGCCTACTCACAGGTGCAGCAGGAACTACGACACCGCTTTGCCGATCTCACCGTCATCTGCATGAACATTGTCAACGGTACAGTCGGCTACCTGCCGCCAGCCGATTTATACGATGTCGATACTTATCCTGTCTGGCAAACGCCGTTCGATCGTGGCTGCCTCGAACGAACCGGCGAGGCGATGTGCGATGCCATCGAAAAACTTCTCAATTGA
- a CDS encoding enolase C-terminal domain-like protein: MKITAIQTHVCHARMRNWIFVKVLTDQPGLYGWGEATLEWHTRGVVGAIEDLAPLLIGEDPTCVEHLWQMMWRQHFWHGSGVTRSTAIAGIDLALWDIVGKAYGVPCHKLWGGSVRDSIRLYCHLGGGDLESFYETPVDNAKQFADLAQQAVEDGFSAFKSMAVPPTMPIEGLGPIKAADACVAAMREAVGADIDIMVDCHARPSPAMGMQFAKALDQYGLYFLEEPCWPESIAGLAAINAAIATPIAAGERLTHLAAFRDLFVARGCEICQLDLTHCGGFTEARRIAALADAYRIALAPHNPQGPVSTAASLEFGFSQPSYIICESVHNDVPWRDDIVEEGFTIDKKNRTVSANTRPGLGISINEDEVKKHPFEQEIAQRVFYRDGSVGDW; this comes from the coding sequence ATGAAAATCACAGCGATCCAAACGCATGTCTGTCACGCCCGCATGCGGAACTGGATATTCGTCAAAGTGCTCACCGACCAACCAGGACTCTATGGCTGGGGTGAAGCGACGCTGGAATGGCATACTCGCGGCGTCGTCGGCGCAATTGAAGATCTGGCGCCTCTCCTTATTGGCGAGGACCCAACATGTGTCGAGCACCTATGGCAGATGATGTGGCGGCAGCACTTCTGGCACGGCAGTGGTGTGACGAGATCAACGGCGATTGCCGGGATCGATCTTGCCTTGTGGGATATCGTTGGCAAGGCGTACGGAGTGCCGTGTCATAAATTGTGGGGCGGCAGCGTTCGAGATTCGATCCGTTTGTATTGTCATCTCGGCGGTGGCGATCTCGAGAGTTTTTATGAGACGCCCGTCGACAATGCGAAACAGTTCGCGGATTTGGCCCAACAAGCCGTTGAAGATGGATTCTCTGCGTTTAAATCCATGGCGGTGCCACCTACCATGCCGATCGAGGGCCTCGGGCCGATCAAGGCTGCCGATGCCTGTGTCGCTGCGATGCGTGAGGCGGTAGGAGCGGACATCGACATCATGGTGGACTGTCACGCGCGACCTTCACCAGCGATGGGTATGCAGTTCGCAAAAGCTCTCGATCAGTACGGACTCTACTTCCTAGAAGAACCCTGTTGGCCAGAGAGCATTGCAGGACTGGCAGCCATCAATGCAGCGATCGCCACGCCCATCGCAGCGGGAGAACGGCTGACGCATCTAGCGGCGTTTCGTGACCTCTTCGTCGCCCGAGGCTGCGAGATCTGCCAGCTTGACCTGACACACTGTGGGGGATTCACCGAAGCTCGACGCATCGCCGCGCTCGCCGATGCCTATCGAATCGCCCTCGCCCCTCACAATCCGCAGGGACCCGTCAGCACAGCGGCATCGCTGGAGTTCGGGTTCTCACAGCCGAGCTACATCATCTGCGAGTCCGTCCACAACGACGTCCCGTGGCGCGATGATATCGTCGAAGAAGGATTCACCATCGACAAAAAAAACCGCACTGTCTCCGCGAACACGAGGCCTGGGTTGGGGATCTCAATCAACGAGGACGAAGTGAAAAAACACCCGTTTGAGCAGGAGATTGCGCAACGGGTCTTCTATCGAGACGGCAGTGTGGGCGATTGGTAG
- a CDS encoding GntR family transcriptional regulator, producing MSITSYIKNDLAAQLRSGWESPVQLTLDSLAGHYKVSLTPVRAAVAELIEEGLLEKGENNRLAVACSSGKRPGGHREHPSPEPPRDPYDVIANDLVQLSLGGEPVYLREEVTAEKYGISRSAIRNILHRLAGEGVLDHIPRRGWRLRPFRHDDLLAFIEVREALELKALELARPKLDTGELERLLELNAAPTSAGGELCVNESLHEYLIVTAGNTYIQDFFDRQGRYYKLLFVWEDRNRAVAIETMRQHREILTALLTRNWSAARKSLSHHIRDNHPVLSGERKS from the coding sequence ATGTCAATCACCTCCTACATCAAGAATGACCTCGCGGCGCAGCTGAGATCGGGGTGGGAATCGCCGGTTCAGCTGACCCTGGATTCACTCGCGGGCCACTACAAGGTCAGCTTGACGCCTGTTCGAGCTGCGGTGGCAGAATTGATTGAGGAAGGGTTGCTGGAGAAAGGTGAAAACAATCGCCTGGCAGTCGCGTGCTCGAGCGGCAAGCGTCCTGGCGGCCATCGCGAGCACCCTTCGCCCGAGCCGCCGCGGGACCCGTATGACGTCATTGCCAACGACCTAGTGCAGCTCAGTCTGGGCGGCGAACCGGTTTATTTGCGTGAGGAAGTGACGGCTGAGAAGTACGGCATTAGCCGCTCGGCGATCCGTAACATCCTGCATCGACTCGCTGGTGAAGGCGTGCTCGATCACATTCCTCGGCGCGGTTGGCGCCTGCGTCCGTTTCGCCATGACGATCTCCTGGCTTTTATCGAAGTGCGTGAGGCGTTGGAGCTGAAGGCATTGGAGTTGGCTCGGCCCAAGCTTGACACCGGAGAACTGGAACGCCTGCTCGAACTGAATGCGGCACCCACGTCGGCCGGCGGCGAACTCTGTGTGAATGAGTCCTTGCACGAATACCTCATCGTCACGGCGGGCAATACCTATATTCAAGATTTCTTCGATCGTCAGGGGCGATATTACAAGCTGTTGTTTGTATGGGAGGATCGAAATCGTGCCGTGGCAATTGAGACGATGCGTCAGCACCGGGAGATTCTGACCGCTCTCCTGACGAGAAACTGGTCAGCGGCAAGGAAATCACTGTCGCATCATATTCGAGACAATCACCCGGTCCTCTCCGGCGAGCGAAAGTCATGA
- a CDS encoding DUF1559 domain-containing protein, whose product MKRCLSKRNHGFTLVELLVVIAIIGVLVGLLLPAVQAAREAARRMQCSNNLKQLGLAIQNYHSAYNQLPAAATHFQGYNNNATYPQVSGLMFLMPFMEMGALHDAFTQDAKNAAPNSYLWDSPSLQAAGPQAAFICPSAANGDSTELNNISKSLYVFCLGDAMWHNAKSDASENMAIARIDIRSMWVSALATNMNANKRRFRDILDGLSRTIAMSEVVGAPRDLALVRGDVANFNGMYDGTTASAAPCLTVPMTPDRLSYVTPADCWRGLILGDGRAINSRFTTTLSPNSPSCAYAGNNNSWGTFSPTSHHQGGVQTLLFDGAVRFVTDSIDSGNLNSYQVKSGKSPYGVWGAMGSPQGQETESLE is encoded by the coding sequence ATGAAGCGTTGTCTTTCGAAGCGAAACCACGGTTTTACTCTAGTCGAGCTGTTGGTCGTGATTGCCATTATCGGCGTCTTGGTAGGGCTGTTACTCCCCGCGGTCCAGGCAGCTCGGGAGGCGGCCCGTCGGATGCAATGCTCTAACAACCTGAAGCAATTGGGGTTGGCGATACAGAACTACCACAGTGCATACAATCAACTCCCCGCCGCAGCCACACATTTCCAGGGTTATAACAACAACGCAACCTATCCTCAGGTGAGCGGGCTGATGTTTTTAATGCCTTTTATGGAGATGGGTGCATTGCATGATGCCTTCACGCAGGACGCCAAAAATGCGGCCCCCAACTCCTATCTGTGGGATTCTCCCTCACTACAGGCTGCCGGTCCACAAGCCGCGTTCATCTGTCCGTCAGCGGCGAATGGAGATTCGACGGAACTGAATAATATTTCCAAAAGTCTTTATGTGTTTTGTTTGGGAGATGCGATGTGGCACAATGCCAAGTCCGATGCATCTGAAAACATGGCCATCGCCAGAATTGATATACGCAGCATGTGGGTCAGTGCTCTGGCCACCAACATGAATGCGAATAAGAGGCGATTTCGTGACATACTCGACGGACTGAGCCGCACGATTGCGATGAGCGAAGTTGTGGGTGCTCCCCGAGACCTAGCGCTCGTCCGAGGAGACGTTGCAAACTTCAACGGGATGTATGACGGGACAACGGCATCTGCAGCACCTTGTCTGACTGTTCCCATGACTCCTGACCGCCTCTCTTACGTCACCCCTGCGGACTGCTGGCGTGGATTGATTCTCGGTGACGGACGAGCCATTAATAGCCGCTTTACAACAACGCTCTCTCCCAATTCACCATCATGCGCCTATGCTGGCAATAACAATAGTTGGGGTACATTTTCTCCAACCAGCCACCATCAAGGCGGCGTGCAGACACTCTTGTTTGATGGGGCGGTTCGATTCGTGACCGACTCGATCGATAGTGGGAATCTCAACAGTTATCAGGTCAAGTCCGGCAAGAGTCCGTATGGTGTTTGGGGAGCGATGGGATCGCCACAAGGGCAAGAAACAGAGTCGCTCGAATGA
- a CDS encoding carboxypeptidase regulatory-like domain-containing protein produces MKTLSISKLFIIGLSATFFVGCSGDELPVGMPSLQPVKVTIVQDGTPLEGASVQLMPEDASNTWASGGSTDATGVVNIMTLGKFEGAPAGTYKVTVDKISSEGPVEVSNDPAGVPPATMFRLVDPQFSSLKTTTAEVTVAEGETTEQLIDVGPAIKKELPKL; encoded by the coding sequence ATGAAAACACTATCTATTTCCAAGCTTTTTATCATCGGACTTAGTGCGACGTTTTTTGTCGGCTGTTCGGGCGACGAGCTGCCTGTCGGAATGCCAAGTTTGCAGCCGGTCAAAGTTACGATTGTGCAAGATGGCACGCCGCTGGAAGGTGCAAGCGTGCAGCTCATGCCGGAAGATGCTTCGAATACTTGGGCCAGCGGTGGATCCACCGACGCCACGGGCGTCGTCAACATCATGACACTTGGAAAGTTTGAGGGTGCGCCAGCGGGCACATACAAGGTAACGGTGGACAAGATTAGTAGTGAGGGGCCGGTTGAAGTATCCAACGATCCGGCCGGGGTTCCCCCAGCGACAATGTTCCGACTTGTCGACCCTCAATTCAGTTCGCTGAAGACGACGACGGCGGAAGTCACGGTCGCCGAAGGTGAAACAACGGAACAATTGATCGATGTGGGGCCGGCCATCAAAAAAGAGCTTCCGAAGCTTTAG
- a CDS encoding Gfo/Idh/MocA family protein: protein MSKSTSRRQFIQAVSLGTSALGVGITASAQETASAPKDASGQVIAGFEKGQSDTHASKNWQPFSDRKIRVGIAGYGLCRFGAQFGFQNHPNVEVVAVTDLIPSQCAELAKVCGCETTYPSFEKMILDDRIEAVFIATDAPSHARLAIAGLEHGKHVASAVPAVFGSLEDADRLFEAVKTSGQKYMMFETSYYRPDLYAMHQQYQSGELGEIVYSEGEYFHYFGKLLGGYNPKTKQVDSNGWRKGLPPQYYPTHSNAYYIGVTGGRFTEVSCMGNHSIIPHLQAANNDYQNPFGSEIALFRTSEGGMSRMAVCWDMPSAHGEQGRVYGQLAGQGQVNTDRPPLPPGVAGGGHGGSHGHLTCEFVDAILRDRKPWVDVAQSLNMTVAGIVAHQSAFRDGELLKIPQYVL from the coding sequence ATGAGCAAATCCACTTCAAGACGTCAGTTCATACAAGCAGTCAGTCTGGGCACCTCGGCGCTTGGCGTGGGCATTACGGCATCGGCTCAAGAGACTGCGTCAGCACCCAAGGATGCCAGCGGTCAGGTGATCGCTGGGTTTGAAAAAGGGCAGTCGGACACCCATGCCTCCAAGAACTGGCAGCCGTTCTCGGATCGCAAAATTCGAGTGGGCATTGCTGGTTACGGTTTGTGCCGGTTTGGAGCGCAGTTTGGCTTCCAGAACCACCCGAACGTCGAGGTTGTCGCGGTCACAGACCTGATTCCTTCGCAGTGCGCCGAGCTAGCAAAGGTGTGCGGCTGCGAGACGACGTATCCGTCTTTTGAGAAAATGATCCTTGACGATCGCATTGAGGCCGTGTTTATCGCAACGGATGCGCCCAGCCACGCACGCTTAGCGATCGCGGGCTTGGAGCATGGTAAGCATGTCGCTTCGGCGGTGCCTGCAGTCTTCGGATCGCTCGAGGATGCCGACCGGTTATTTGAGGCGGTCAAGACGAGCGGGCAGAAATACATGATGTTTGAGACATCTTATTATCGACCCGACCTGTACGCGATGCATCAACAGTATCAGTCCGGCGAGCTGGGTGAGATTGTCTATTCGGAGGGCGAGTATTTTCATTATTTTGGAAAGCTCCTTGGCGGATACAACCCCAAGACAAAGCAGGTGGACAGTAACGGCTGGCGCAAGGGACTCCCGCCACAATACTACCCGACCCATTCCAATGCATACTACATCGGGGTTACTGGTGGGCGTTTTACAGAGGTCTCCTGCATGGGCAATCACAGCATCATTCCCCATCTGCAGGCGGCAAATAACGACTACCAGAACCCGTTTGGATCAGAGATCGCTTTGTTCCGCACCAGCGAAGGTGGGATGTCACGGATGGCGGTGTGCTGGGACATGCCGTCAGCTCACGGTGAGCAGGGGCGTGTTTACGGACAGCTGGCGGGCCAGGGCCAAGTCAACACCGACCGCCCACCGCTGCCACCAGGTGTTGCCGGTGGTGGTCATGGCGGGTCACACGGTCACCTCACGTGTGAATTCGTGGACGCGATCCTCCGCGATCGCAAACCCTGGGTGGATGTAGCCCAGTCTCTCAACATGACCGTGGCGGGGATTGTCGCACACCAATCAGCGTTCCGGGATGGAGAGCTATTGAAAATCCCGCAGTACGTATTGTGA